Proteins from one Rosa chinensis cultivar Old Blush chromosome 7, RchiOBHm-V2, whole genome shotgun sequence genomic window:
- the LOC112175192 gene encoding F-box/LRR-repeat protein At5g63520 isoform X1: MDEASSSTPKSDAKQLKTTTAGGLFSLLNDDLLHNILARLPAPSFASAACVSKSWSRTCTLILSRPKLASALSLNPSLQVAWEEVTEKVLADPIRPHFIIANLGSGFRLVDVNKLIKERFGSRAPFVVSTANGILGRDVGTCEIKEVQWDSVSSDVSDDDGSVPAEDGSYGIVLTVGFVPGLKVDAIPLLSTSVKECQEVFIDKFVMDIKDYTASVSDCTAPVGIIMFGDGYTNMRPVVDALDYAMPEETVIVGDEKGRFLYRSENESRNVCGTATSFSVAVALIFARDKENSCGIGDIQFQIALSEGVSTVGPKHKAVSVRASASDSTWLTARREGHREILDGQRILNDINDELENHTDSSDLYIGVKKRRSISTGPKTRRLVTSLDFHGVIGGDESYLYVNDVGIKTGDYFHFYHPDPQTALSSCTNLSVSLKNLKIDENSKDCCNLGEVFGGFIFACCGRGESFFERVNVDSSPFVENFPRVPLGGIFCGGEIGRGSSMFTREAQKDCKCNLHVYSTIYLVLSYTPAALDH; the protein is encoded by the exons ATGGACGAGGCCTCATCGTCGACGCCCAAGAGCGACGCAAAGCAGCTGAAAACGACGACGGCCGGAGGGTTGTTCTCACTGTTAAACGACGACCTCCTCCACAACATCCTCGCCCGCCTTCCGGCCCCCTCCTTCGCCTCAGCCGCATGCGTCAGCAAATCCTGGAGCCGAACATGCACTCTCATCCTCTCTCGCCCCAAACTCGCCTCCGCCCTCTCTCTCAATCCCAGCCTCCAG GTTGCTTGGGAAGAGGTCACAGAGAAGGTTCTGGCCGATCCGATCAGGCCGCATTTCATCATAGCTAATCTCGGAAGTGGGTTTCGCTTGGTTGATGTTAACAAGCTT ATAAAGGAGAGATTTGGGTCCAGAGCTCCGTTTGTTGTTTCTACCGCGAATGGGATTCTTGGAAGAGATGTTGGTACCTGTGAAATCAAAGAG GTACAGTGGGACAGTGTTTCTAGTGATGTGAGTGATGATGATGGCTCCGTACCTGCAGAGGATGGGAGCTACGGCATTGTTTTGACTGTCGGCTTTGTGCCGGGTTTGAAAGTTGATGCTATCCCGCTGTTATCGACTAGTGTAAAG GAATGTCAAGAGGTCTTTATCGATAAGTTTGTCATGGATATTAAGGATTACACAGCCTCTGTTTCAGATTGCACAGCCCCAGTAGGGATTATAATGTTTGGA GATGGGTATACTAATATGAGACCAGTTGTTGATGCATTGG ATTATGCTATGCCCGAGGAAACTGTCATCGTGGGTGATGAGAAGGGTCGGTTTTTGTATAGAAGTGAGAATGAGTCTAGAAATGTCTGTGGGACTGCAACATCCTTTTCAGTTGCTGTTGCTCTTATATTTGCCAGGGACAAAGAAAACTCCTGTG GTATAGGGGATATTCAATTCCAAATTGCATTGTCAGAAGGTGTGTCAACAGTAGGTCCCAAACACAAGGCTGTCTCTGTTAGAGCTAGCGCCTCTGATTCTACTTGGCTCACTGCTAGAAGAGAAGGACACCGCGAGATTCTTGATGGTCAACGAATTCTGAATGATATTAATGATGAG TTAGAAAATCACACGGATTCGTCTGATCTGTACATTGGGGTTAAAAAACGAAGAAGTATCTCCACAGGGCCAAAGACGCGTAGGCTAGTTACTTCCCTGGACTTCCATGGAGTTATAGG TGGAGACGAATCGTACCTTTATGTCAATGATGTTGGCATCAAAACTGGTGATTACTTCCATTTCTATCACCCAGATCCCCAAACTGCCTTATCCTCGTGTACAAATCTCTCTGTAAGCCTGAAAAACTTGAAGATAGATGAAAATTCAAAAGATTGCTGTAACCTAGGCGAAGTATTTGGGGGTTTCATCTTCGCTTGTTGTGGCCGCGGTGAGTCATTCTTTGAACGTGTGAATGTGGATAGCTCGCCTTTTGTTGAAAACTTCCCTCGGGTTCCATTGGGAGGAATATTTTGTGGGGGCGAAATTGGACGTGGCTCTTCAATGTTTACCAGGGAAGCTCAGAAGGATTGCAAATGCAATCTGCATGTCTATAGTACTATTTATCTTGTGTTGTCATATACTCCAGCAGCATTAGATCATTAG
- the LOC112180525 gene encoding agamous-like MADS-box protein AGL11 isoform X2 → MGRRKVELKRIESSISRQVTFSKRRTGILKKAFELSVLCDAEVALIVFSPSGKLYQYASHDINRTIAMYRSEIGLPQSSNPACSTRIGTMELRRINETEELRRSIQKLEMRLKNLAGAELSMLGMQELKQLERQLKTGVQRIRSEMTRITSENIRMLKKKHKAQQEENRLLQKRLHELDQYGNASCSITLGASARNVINAFQT, encoded by the exons ATGGGGAGGCGAAAAGTGGAGCTGAAGAGAATAGAGAGTTCGATCAGCAGGCAGGTGACCTTCTCAAAACGCCGTACCGGCATCCTAAAGAAGGCCTTTGAGCTTTCCGTCCTCTGCGATGCTGAAGTTGCCCTCATCGTTTTCTCTCCCTCCGGCAAGCTTTATCAATATGCAAGCCATGA CATAAATAGAACGATTGCGATGTATAGAAGTGAAATAGGACTCCCTCAATCAAGTAACCCTGCATGCTCTACAAGGATTGGAACCATGGAG TTACGGAGGATTAATGAAACTGAAGAGTTAAGAAGGTCAATACAGAAATTGGAAATGAGGCTCAA GAACTTAGCTGGAGCAGAGCTATCAATGCTGGGCATGCAAGAGTTGAAACAGCTAGAGAGACAGTTAAAAACTGGGGTTCAACGCATCCGCTCTGAAATG ACACGGATCACTTCGGAGAATATCCGCATGCTGAAAAAGAAG CATAAAGCACAGCAAGAGGAAAATAGGCTTCTGCAGAAAAGA TTGCACGAGCTTGATCAATATGGTAATGCAAGCTGCTCGATAACATTGGGAGCAAGTGCACGCAATGTGATTAATGCATTTCAGACCTAG
- the LOC112180525 gene encoding agamous-like MADS-box protein AGL11 isoform X1, with product MGRRKVELKRIESSISRQVTFSKRRTGILKKAFELSVLCDAEVALIVFSPSGKLYQYASHDINRTIAMYRSEIGLPQSSNPACSTRIGTMELRRINETEELRRSIQKLEMRLKNLAGAELSMLGMQELKQLERQLKTGVQRIRSEMTRITSENIRMLKKKHKAQQEENRLLQKRVKLHELDQYGNASCSITLGASARNVINAFQT from the exons ATGGGGAGGCGAAAAGTGGAGCTGAAGAGAATAGAGAGTTCGATCAGCAGGCAGGTGACCTTCTCAAAACGCCGTACCGGCATCCTAAAGAAGGCCTTTGAGCTTTCCGTCCTCTGCGATGCTGAAGTTGCCCTCATCGTTTTCTCTCCCTCCGGCAAGCTTTATCAATATGCAAGCCATGA CATAAATAGAACGATTGCGATGTATAGAAGTGAAATAGGACTCCCTCAATCAAGTAACCCTGCATGCTCTACAAGGATTGGAACCATGGAG TTACGGAGGATTAATGAAACTGAAGAGTTAAGAAGGTCAATACAGAAATTGGAAATGAGGCTCAA GAACTTAGCTGGAGCAGAGCTATCAATGCTGGGCATGCAAGAGTTGAAACAGCTAGAGAGACAGTTAAAAACTGGGGTTCAACGCATCCGCTCTGAAATG ACACGGATCACTTCGGAGAATATCCGCATGCTGAAAAAGAAG CATAAAGCACAGCAAGAGGAAAATAGGCTTCTGCAGAAAAGA GTTAAGTTGCACGAGCTTGATCAATATGGTAATGCAAGCTGCTCGATAACATTGGGAGCAAGTGCACGCAATGTGATTAATGCATTTCAGACCTAG
- the LOC112179991 gene encoding gamma carbonic anhydrase-like 2, mitochondrial, translating to MAALARVSRQALSSVAPSSQATFLHRALATEAARAITPSSDRVKWDYRGQRKIIPLGQWLPKIAVDAFVAPNVVLAGQVTVNDGASVWPGSVLRGDLNKITVGFCSNVQERCVLHAAWSSPTGLPADTSIERFVTIGAYSLLRSCTVEPECIIGQHSILMEGSLVETHSILEAGSVVPPGRRIPTGELWAGNPARFVRTLTHEETLEIPKLAVAINDLSKEYFQEYLPYSTVYLEVEKFKKSLGISI from the exons ATGGCGGCTTTAGCTCGCGTCTCGAGGCAAGCCCTGAGCTCCGTCGCCCCATCGTCCCAAGCCACCTTCCTCCACCGCGCGCTCGCCACCGAAGCCGCAAGGGCCATAACCCCATCGTCGGATCGGGTCAAGTGGGACTACCGAGGCCAGCGAAAGATAATCCCACTGGGACAGTGGCTCCCCAAGATCGCCGTCGACGCCTTCGTCGCGCCCAACGTCGTCCTGGCCGGCCAGGTCACGGTCAACGACGGAGCCTCCGTCTGGCCCGGCTCGGTCCTCCGCGGCGATCTCAATAAGATCACCGTCGGCTTCTGCTCCAATGTTCAGGAACGGTGTGTGCTCCACGCCGCTTGGTCTTCCCCCACAG GACTTCCAGCGGATACATCCATTGAGAGGTTTGTGACTATTGGTGCATACAGTCTGTTGCGGTCCTGCACAGTTGAGCCAGAATGCATTATTGGGCAGCATTCCATTCTTATGGAAGGTTCCTTGGTGGAGACCCATTCTATCCTTGAAGCCGGGTCTGTGGTTCCCCCAGGGAGGAGAATTCCGACTGGTGAACTTTGGGCTGGAAATCCAGCAAGATTTGTCCGAACTCTGACCCATGAAGAGACCTTGGAGATCCCCAAACTTGCCGTTGCCATAAATGATCTGAGTAAAGAATATTTCCAGGAATACCTCCCTTACTCCACAGTATATCTGGAGGTTGAAAAGTTCAAGAAATCTTTGGGGATTTCTATTTGA
- the LOC121050594 gene encoding uncharacterized protein LOC121050594 codes for MASKKLSISARSIAFSNASRLDLLPGGVSKNKQPPVKWELENGPNYWDEEILMGGNPINGGILSVGFVPDLKVDVIPLPRSKTELHCFRFRFSRPSLYHNVRNLVMPEETAVVGDAKGSFLFRRRDQTQNYSADLFFFDAAALVFARDQNKSAELGETRFHVAVADGIIPFGPELRSVSVFEDFFAQSWISGVVEGAEEGYPMLDCVTVLQQLINQLDLGNPNLYIEVRKG; via the exons atggcTTCCAAAAAATTGTCTATCTCCGCCCGGTCCATCGCCTTTTCGAATGCGTCGCGACTCGATTTATTGCCCGGCGGGGTTTCTAAAAATAAACAACCACCG GTGAAGTGGGAATTGGAAAATGGGCCCAACTATTGGGATGAAGAAATTCTAATGGGAGGTAATCCAATAAATGGAGGGATTCTCTCTGTTGGATTTGTGCCCGATTTAAAAGTGGATGTCATCCCACTTCCAAGATCAAAGACT GAGTTACACTGCTTCCGTTTCAGGTTCTCTCGACCCAGCTTGTATCACAATGTTCGGA ATCTTGTCATGCCTGAGGAGACTGCCGTTGTAGGAGACGCAAAAGGCTCCTTTCTGTTCCGCCGCAGGGACCAAACCCAAAATTACAGTGCTGATCTGTTCTTCTTTGATGCTGCTGCTCTAGTATTTGCCAGGGACCAAAACAAGTCTGCTG AGTTGGGGGAAACTCGGTTCCATGTGGCCGTGGCCGACGGCATAATTCCATTTGGTCCTGAGCTCAGGAGCGTTTCAGTGTTTGAGGATTTCTTTGCTCAATCTTGGATTTCGGGCGTAGTGGAAGGAGCAGAAGAAGGGTATCCCATGCTTGATTGCGTCACTGTTTTACAACAGCTTATAAATCAG TTGGACTTGGGAAACCCAAATTTATACATTGAGGTCAGGAAAGGTTGA
- the LOC112175192 gene encoding F-box/LRR-repeat protein At5g63520 isoform X2, whose protein sequence is MDEASSSTPKSDAKQLKTTTAGGLFSLLNDDLLHNILARLPAPSFASAACVSKSWSRTCTLILSRPKLASALSLNPSLQVAWEEVTEKVLADPIRPHFIIANLGSGFRLVDVNKLIKERFGSRAPFVVSTANGILGRDVGTCEIKEVQWDSVSSDVSDDDGSVPAEDGSYGIVLTVGFVPGLKVDAIPLLSTSVKECQEVFIDKFVMDIKDYTASVSDCTAPVGIIMFGDGYTNMRPVVDALDYAMPEETVIVGDEKGRFLYRSENESRNVCGTATSFSVAVALIFARDKENSCGDIQFQIALSEGVSTVGPKHKAVSVRASASDSTWLTARREGHREILDGQRILNDINDELENHTDSSDLYIGVKKRRSISTGPKTRRLVTSLDFHGVIGGDESYLYVNDVGIKTGDYFHFYHPDPQTALSSCTNLSVSLKNLKIDENSKDCCNLGEVFGGFIFACCGRGESFFERVNVDSSPFVENFPRVPLGGIFCGGEIGRGSSMFTREAQKDCKCNLHVYSTIYLVLSYTPAALDH, encoded by the exons ATGGACGAGGCCTCATCGTCGACGCCCAAGAGCGACGCAAAGCAGCTGAAAACGACGACGGCCGGAGGGTTGTTCTCACTGTTAAACGACGACCTCCTCCACAACATCCTCGCCCGCCTTCCGGCCCCCTCCTTCGCCTCAGCCGCATGCGTCAGCAAATCCTGGAGCCGAACATGCACTCTCATCCTCTCTCGCCCCAAACTCGCCTCCGCCCTCTCTCTCAATCCCAGCCTCCAG GTTGCTTGGGAAGAGGTCACAGAGAAGGTTCTGGCCGATCCGATCAGGCCGCATTTCATCATAGCTAATCTCGGAAGTGGGTTTCGCTTGGTTGATGTTAACAAGCTT ATAAAGGAGAGATTTGGGTCCAGAGCTCCGTTTGTTGTTTCTACCGCGAATGGGATTCTTGGAAGAGATGTTGGTACCTGTGAAATCAAAGAG GTACAGTGGGACAGTGTTTCTAGTGATGTGAGTGATGATGATGGCTCCGTACCTGCAGAGGATGGGAGCTACGGCATTGTTTTGACTGTCGGCTTTGTGCCGGGTTTGAAAGTTGATGCTATCCCGCTGTTATCGACTAGTGTAAAG GAATGTCAAGAGGTCTTTATCGATAAGTTTGTCATGGATATTAAGGATTACACAGCCTCTGTTTCAGATTGCACAGCCCCAGTAGGGATTATAATGTTTGGA GATGGGTATACTAATATGAGACCAGTTGTTGATGCATTGG ATTATGCTATGCCCGAGGAAACTGTCATCGTGGGTGATGAGAAGGGTCGGTTTTTGTATAGAAGTGAGAATGAGTCTAGAAATGTCTGTGGGACTGCAACATCCTTTTCAGTTGCTGTTGCTCTTATATTTGCCAGGGACAAAGAAAACTCCTGTG GGGATATTCAATTCCAAATTGCATTGTCAGAAGGTGTGTCAACAGTAGGTCCCAAACACAAGGCTGTCTCTGTTAGAGCTAGCGCCTCTGATTCTACTTGGCTCACTGCTAGAAGAGAAGGACACCGCGAGATTCTTGATGGTCAACGAATTCTGAATGATATTAATGATGAG TTAGAAAATCACACGGATTCGTCTGATCTGTACATTGGGGTTAAAAAACGAAGAAGTATCTCCACAGGGCCAAAGACGCGTAGGCTAGTTACTTCCCTGGACTTCCATGGAGTTATAGG TGGAGACGAATCGTACCTTTATGTCAATGATGTTGGCATCAAAACTGGTGATTACTTCCATTTCTATCACCCAGATCCCCAAACTGCCTTATCCTCGTGTACAAATCTCTCTGTAAGCCTGAAAAACTTGAAGATAGATGAAAATTCAAAAGATTGCTGTAACCTAGGCGAAGTATTTGGGGGTTTCATCTTCGCTTGTTGTGGCCGCGGTGAGTCATTCTTTGAACGTGTGAATGTGGATAGCTCGCCTTTTGTTGAAAACTTCCCTCGGGTTCCATTGGGAGGAATATTTTGTGGGGGCGAAATTGGACGTGGCTCTTCAATGTTTACCAGGGAAGCTCAGAAGGATTGCAAATGCAATCTGCATGTCTATAGTACTATTTATCTTGTGTTGTCATATACTCCAGCAGCATTAGATCATTAG